The genomic segment GACCTGTTACTGATTAGTGACGCTTTTGAAATCGATACGATTCTAGCGGGTGGTCATGCTATAATGATTCAGAAAAAATGGCTAATGCCAAAATGATGGAGGGATCGATTTGTCGAAAAAGTCTACGCGCGTGAAGCCGTCGAAAAAGTCGCAATCAAAAGCGAACTGGATTACGGCGGGTGTCATCGCATTGATCGTCATACTGGGAGCGACATTACTACTCTTCATGGATAATGAAGATTCAGCAACGAAAGATGGAAATCTAACAGCGAGTCAAGTCGCTGAAAAATTAAAGTCAGGTGACGAGTTCTATACGTATTTCTACCAGACGGGTTGTGTCCACTGTGAAAAAGTAAAACCGTACTTAGTACCGCTCGGCGAGCAACAGGATATTCCATTTGAACAAATTGATCTTGCCGTCGAACAGTCGGCGTGGGATACATTCGGTATTGAAGGAACACCGACTGTCGTCCACTTCAAGGATGGGAAAGAAGTAAGCCGTGTTGCAGGCGAACAGACAGAAGAAAGCTACAAGGAATTCTTCGCAGGTAAG from the Exiguobacterium oxidotolerans JCM 12280 genome contains:
- a CDS encoding thioredoxin family protein, with product MSKKSTRVKPSKKSQSKANWITAGVIALIVILGATLLLFMDNEDSATKDGNLTASQVAEKLKSGDEFYTYFYQTGCVHCEKVKPYLVPLGEQQDIPFEQIDLAVEQSAWDTFGIEGTPTVVHFKDGKEVSRVAGEQTEESYKEFFAGKDIEDSKEESSGDLND